From the Nerophis lumbriciformis linkage group LG05, RoL_Nlum_v2.1, whole genome shotgun sequence genome, the window TTCTGTATTAATgtgactaatgttttttttttaatacccatTTCTCcacctcgtgtgtgaatgtgcgtgtgtgtgtgaaagtctGTGGGCGACTTTTTTTTTATGGCTGGTTGAATCAAACTGTTGGTAGAATACAGTTGAAATAAATGTTCTGACATGTGACTTTTCACTTAGAAGTGTGACAATGAGCAAGATGGAGGATTTTTTGTATTGACAGTCATTTTAACCGTAGCTACTAAATCAAGCTCTCAtaaaaagtgtatatatgtatagtgaCACGTGTGCTGTGTAACTATACGTACATATgagaaaaaaacaatgcaatattttccaaagCGGGATATATTTCTAAAAATTATCCGAATGGGAAAAAAAAGAGCGGAGACAATCAGCACAGGTAAGTTTTTAAGTTGCCAACCACAAGTTTATTCCTGACATTCACTTAAAATCAAATCTGACAAAAACCTCTGCAACACAAGCTTGGATCTCAACAGTAATCTTACTTTTCTTGGAATGCTTATTTTGTTTGAAAAATAAGTCATTGGCATTTCTATCGATGATGAATTGTTAATGCTAAACACCTTTCAAAGTAAAGTACCAAGATCAGATGGCATACAGAAAATGTACGGTAAgcaattctttttttaaaagggGTCTGGGGATGTTCCTGCTCTTTCCAAGTGACTCAAAAGCAGCACACACTCTTGTGGCAGTTTGACCAGAATCAAAGTCCTACATCCTGTAACCCTGAGGTCTAGCATCACATTTCTTAATACGAGTGGTATGAACACCATCCATCAGGTTACTGATAGTAAGGTCGGTAGCGCCCTTGATCCGGGTGGTGTGGTCCGGGCCCGGGAGGTGGCCCCTGCATCCTAGGCGGCGGCGGCCCTCTTGGTGCGGGCCACATTCCAGGACTGAGACCCCCGGGTTGGTTGAAAGGTGGGCTCAGGGTGCCCTGGTCTTCGGGGAACTGCTGCATGGAGTTGGGATTGTAGTGATGAGGCGGGGGGGCGTTTACTGGGGGCCCGCTGTGCTGCGGTGGAGGTCCTGGGGGAGGGTGGTTCATGTATGGGGGCATCTGACCCATGATGTGCCCGGGTGGTGGGGTGATTGGAGGTGGGGCTGTAGACATAGATGGAGGTGGGGCCTGGTTGTACACCTGGGGAGGGTGCTGCATGGGGTGGCTAATGGGCGGTGGTGGAGGAGGGGGACCAAAGTGCTGCTGGGGTGGCGCCATCATGTGGTGAGCGTGGGACACAACAGGCGGCTGGCCAGGATAGTCCCCTGGCCGGTGATGTGGGGGTTGACCCGGGCCCGGCATCGGCTCCCGGGAATCGTCCTGGATGGGCACGGTGATGAGATTGCTGTGTTTGCGCGTGGTCACCGTGGCAATGCGGTAAGTCTCGGGGCCGTGGGCTGGAGGAGGACCGTCGTGAGGAGGCGGCGGCTGACCGTAAGGGTCGTGGCCGCCGTGCTGCAGCGGGTTGGGGAGGTGGACGTGGTTTTTGGTCATATGCGGCGGAGGAACTCGGAACCTCTCGGGGATGTCGGAAGAGGGGGGCATGTGCATGGGGTCCTGGCGGCCGGAGGACGACTTGGCGGCCCTCAGGTGCCGATGGTTGACGTGGGCCTGCAGGTCCCGCTGAGACAGGTAAGTGCGCTTGCATCCTGACACGATGCTGCACATGTAGAGAGAACCACGCTGGCACTGCTCGATGCGCTGCACTGCGTCTGTGCAGCTGTACATGGTCAGACTAGAAACAAAGCAGGGTTTTGAAAAACCACATCT encodes:
- the LOC133606606 gene encoding E3 ubiquitin-protein ligase Hakai-like gives rise to the protein MDQSDNDLQGSDGSGSLGGPDVRRRIPIKLISKQPLRIKPPPRVQRPGNRPLKSDSVVDDNFGFKQDDRFDCGTKAGDVSAVQRRYPQPLFWDYKLNLIGERDEVPIHFCDKCGLPIHLYGRMIPCKHVFCYECALLHEKKGDKMCPGLTMYSCTDAVQRIEQCQRGSLYMCSIVSGCKRTYLSQRDLQAHVNHRHLRAAKSSSGRQDPMHMPPSSDIPERFRVPPPHMTKNHVHLPNPLQHGGHDPYGQPPPPHDGPPPAHGPETYRIATVTTRKHSNLITVPIQDDSREPMPGPGQPPHHRPGDYPGQPPVVSHAHHMMAPPQQHFGPPPPPPPISHPMQHPPQVYNQAPPPSMSTAPPPITPPPGHIMGQMPPYMNHPPPGPPPQHSGPPVNAPPPHHYNPNSMQQFPEDQGTLSPPFNQPGGLSPGMWPAPRGPPPPRMQGPPPGPGPHHPDQGRYRPYYQ